From the genome of Immundisolibacter sp., one region includes:
- a CDS encoding acyl-CoA dehydrogenase family protein → MSDTHGGAFLDPSQAPGGIFTPEDFGAEEQALFDTARRFCDEQVWPQLAAIEAKAPGVLEGLMRQASELGLTMLDLPEEHGGLDLPLPVSMRVLESTAREQSFMLTLMVQNGIGSLPVALFGSDAQKAAWLPGFASGELRGCYCLTEPGSGSDALAARTTAVLDGGAWRLTGTKQFITNAGIADVGFVFAKVQDEVDGASGFTCFIVPFDAPGVSLGAEEHKLGMDGSSTRQVILQDARIPREHVLGQIGRGHVIAFNILNNGRYKLGGTALGSAKCALDAALDYATGRKQFGQSVADFGMIRRKIGQAAADIYAAESAIYRAGGAIDALANAGGRAASAKLSALQDFALECSIAKIAGSELLGRVADESLQMFGGYGFLEEYPAAKYLRDARIARIYEGTNEINRIVMPRTLLKKLGAGELGLAGAASDDPLASMKLAHAVCFSAALEQHGSGKGFDVDQELMAHLADMMTAIYLAESTALRVARHPRRQAVHADVALLVLAQATTQVAQLAAEAATHLDIAAPAVARPAADVMALRQRVAAHVVDAGRCTL, encoded by the coding sequence ATGAGCGATACACACGGCGGCGCCTTTCTGGACCCGTCGCAGGCGCCGGGCGGTATTTTCACGCCCGAGGATTTCGGCGCCGAGGAGCAGGCGCTGTTCGACACCGCGCGGCGCTTTTGCGACGAGCAGGTGTGGCCGCAGTTGGCCGCCATCGAGGCCAAGGCCCCCGGCGTGCTGGAAGGGCTGATGCGCCAGGCGTCCGAGCTTGGCCTGACCATGCTCGACCTGCCGGAAGAACACGGTGGCCTGGACCTGCCGCTGCCGGTATCGATGCGGGTGCTGGAGAGCACGGCCCGCGAGCAATCCTTCATGCTGACGCTGATGGTGCAAAACGGCATCGGTTCGTTGCCGGTGGCGTTGTTCGGTAGCGATGCGCAGAAGGCCGCCTGGCTGCCGGGCTTCGCCAGCGGCGAGCTGCGGGGGTGTTACTGCCTGACCGAGCCGGGCTCGGGCTCCGATGCGCTGGCCGCGCGCACCACGGCGGTGCTGGACGGCGGCGCGTGGCGCCTGACCGGCACCAAGCAGTTCATCACCAACGCCGGCATCGCCGATGTCGGTTTCGTGTTCGCCAAGGTGCAGGACGAGGTGGACGGGGCGAGCGGATTCACTTGTTTCATCGTGCCGTTTGACGCGCCGGGCGTGAGCCTGGGCGCCGAGGAGCACAAGCTGGGCATGGACGGCTCGTCCACGCGGCAGGTGATCCTGCAGGACGCGCGCATCCCGCGCGAGCACGTGCTCGGCCAGATTGGCCGCGGCCATGTGATCGCGTTCAACATTCTGAACAATGGCCGGTACAAGCTGGGCGGCACGGCGCTGGGCAGCGCCAAGTGCGCGCTGGATGCCGCGCTCGACTACGCCACCGGGCGCAAGCAGTTCGGCCAGTCGGTAGCCGATTTCGGCATGATCCGGCGCAAGATCGGCCAGGCAGCGGCCGATATCTATGCCGCCGAGAGCGCCATCTACCGCGCCGGTGGCGCCATCGACGCGCTGGCCAATGCCGGCGGGCGCGCCGCCTCGGCCAAGCTGTCGGCCTTGCAGGACTTCGCGCTGGAGTGCTCGATCGCCAAGATCGCGGGCTCCGAGCTGCTCGGCCGGGTGGCCGACGAATCGCTGCAGATGTTCGGTGGTTACGGCTTTCTGGAGGAATACCCGGCCGCCAAATACCTGCGCGACGCACGCATCGCCCGCATTTATGAAGGCACCAACGAGATCAACCGCATCGTCATGCCGCGCACCTTGCTCAAGAAACTCGGTGCTGGCGAGCTCGGGCTGGCGGGCGCCGCCAGCGACGACCCGCTGGCCAGCATGAAGCTGGCCCACGCCGTCTGTTTCAGCGCCGCTCTAGAGCAGCACGGCAGCGGCAAGGGCTTCGACGTTGACCAGGAGCTGATGGCTCACCTGGCAGACATGATGACGGCCATTTATCTGGCCGAATCGACCGCCTTGCGGGTGGCCCGCCACCCGCGCCGCCAGGCGGTGCACGCTGATGTGGCGCTGCTGGTGCTGGCCCAGGCGACCACGCAGGTGGCTCAGTTGGCCGCCGAGGCAGCCACGCACCTTGACATCGCCGCGCCGGCCGTCGCGCGACCGGCCGCGGACGTGATGGCGCT